From the Rhinatrema bivittatum chromosome 7, aRhiBiv1.1, whole genome shotgun sequence genome, one window contains:
- the LOC115095308 gene encoding uncharacterized protein C16orf86 isoform X4 encodes MQLHAYLIYLYTDIQSEISHRFTFRVHAEVHVFQHSDFKRKCVTRKQESESSKADSSLNIKQSKKAKKRKRDSAAHLLVPATAGSSALTPESLHLERKLQRVRPLYQYINYDNPEMNTLSEGETDTEGTTDQDVAAGEQEISYTGRLNIFQQAAHLSVRGMEPGNQSHEKEESLNTMKSLSGNQVKSELDKSTQADIDKMLSVCAAHLVPPLSPQYK; translated from the exons ATGCAGCTCCATgcttaccttatttatttatatactgatattcaatctgagatatcacatcggtttacattcag GGTACACGCTGAGGTGCACGTCTTCCAGCATTCAGATTTCAAGAGGAAATGTGTGACAAGGAAGCAGGAGAGTGAAAGCAGCAAAGCAGACTCTTCCTTGAACATCAAGCAGTCCAAGAAAGCCAAGAAACGCAAGAGAGACAGTGCTGCGCATCTCCTGGTACCTGCCACAGCTGGGTCATCAGCTCTCACTCCAGAATCACTGCATCTGGAGA GAAAGCTGCAACGTGTGAGACCCCTGTACCAATATATAAACTATGATAACCCAGAGATGAACACATTATCGGAAGGAGAGACAGACACCGAGGGCACAACTGACCAGGATGTAGCAGCAGGAGAGCAAGAAATATCCTACACAGGGAGGCTGAATATCTTccagcaagcagctcatttatcTGTCAGAGGAATGGAGCCTGGAAATCAGTCACATG agaaagaagaaagtctGAATACTATGAAAAGCCTGTCAGGAAACCAAGTCAAGTCTGAGCTCGACAAATCAACCCAAGCAGACATTGATAAGATGTTGAGTGTCTGTGCAGCGCATCTGGTGCCACCACTCTCCCCACAGTATAAATAA